Below is a genomic region from Sulfitobacter sp. OXR-159.
GCGCGGCAGCTGCGCGCACAGGCCGGGCTTTCGGCGATTGACTGGGTCGTGGTGCGCAACCGTCTGGGTGCGCAGCGGATGGTGAACAAAGAAAAGATGGAGCGGGCGATTGGCAATCTCAGCAAGCGGATCGGCTTTCGCACCGCACCGGGGTTCAATGAGCGGGTGATCTTTCGGGAGCTTTTTCCGCGCGGCCTAACGCTGCTGGACCTCAAAGATATCGGGGTGAAACAGCTCAATATCTCCAACATCGCTGCGCGGCAGGAACTGCGCGAATTGATCAAGGCGTTGGACCTGCCGGGCGTCACCCCCGACTTTTGAAGTTAGTGATGAGGCAGCGGCGGCACGACACGGCGGCGGCGTGACAGGGCAATGAGGTTCGACAGGAACAGCGCGCCCACGACGATGCCGCCGCCGATCAGCGCGTAGACGCCCGGATCTTCGCCCAGCACCGCCCAGACCAGCAGCGGGGCAAGCACGGATTCCAACAAGACCAGCAGACCGACTTCCGCGCTTGAGATATAGCGCGGCCCGAGCGCGATGAGCCCCGCGCTGGCGGCCATAAAGACCGCGTAGAGCAGCATCTGCGGCAGTTCTGCGGCGGGCATTTGCAGGGGCTGCGCCACCGGCAGCAGGACCGCCCCGGCCAGCAGATAGGCCAGCGCAACCGCCGGCACCATCGACACCGCGCGCGCGTGGCGCGCCGCAGTCAGCGCACCGGCAAAGATCGCCGAGATCGACAGCGCCAACAGGTCCCCCGCGCGCGAGGCATTTTCGGTCTCGCCCGAGCCAATGGCAATCACGGCAAGTCCGGCCAACACCGCCGCGATGGTAAAGAACATGCGTCGGCTAATCGGCTCACCCAAAAACACCTTGCTGTAGATCGCCGCGAAGACGGGCAATGAGGCGAGAATAAACACCACATTCGCCACCGAGGTCAGGCGCACAGCCAGCACAAAGCCGACCCCGGCGCAGGCCACGCCGCCGACGTAAATCGCGCTGGCCCACCCCGCGCGGCGCAGGGCGCGGAAGGGCGCGGTGCCTTGGGCCAGTAGCAACCCTGTGCCAATCGCCAATCCAACGAGGGTCACTTTCCAGAACGCCAGCGTCAGCATCGGCGCGTCGATGACGCGCACGAAAAGCGCTTCGGGAACGATGCACATCACCCCGAAAAAGGTGAGCAGGAGGCCTTTGGTTTGATCAGTCATGCGCCATCGGTGGCGCTTTCCGCTGCTTAAGTAAAGCCCCCCGGTCCCGCTCCTGACAGCTTGAGCAACGCCCGACGCAGCACATCGGCCTCGGCGGGGTCAAGCGCATCCATCAATGCCGCATCATAGCGCCGTGCCACGGCGCGCAGATCGTCATAGGCCGCTTGGCCCTGCCGGGTCAGCGATAGATATTCGACCCGGCGGTCATCCTCATTGCGGGTGCGGTCAACAAAGCGGCGCTCATTCAAACGATGCACAGCGCGGCTGATTTTGGTTTTATGCATCCGCGCCCGCTGGCCGATGTCACTCGCGGTGAGACGGCCATAAAGGCCAAGATGAAACAGCACCCGCCACTCTGTGCGCAACATCCCGTAGCGGTCTTTATAGATCTGCTGAAACTCCAGCGAAGACGCTTCTGCCGCTTGGTTCAGAAGATAGGGCAGGAACTGTTGCAAATCGAATTTGTCGGTTTCCATATCACGCCGCTTGTTAGTTACAAATACAACTATTACCGTTGCAACAGATTCTGCAAGGGGGCACAGATGACCAGCCAATCAAAGCCATCAACGATGACAACCGCGGCCACCACCTCGGGCACGCATCCGGGCTATATGCCCGGTTTTGGCAATGATTTCGAGACGGAGGCCCTGCCCGGCGCGCTGCCGCAGGGCATGAACTCCCCGCAGAAATGCAACTACGGCCTCTATGGCGAACAGCTTTCGGGCACCGCTTTTACCGCGCCGTCTCATCAGAACGAGCGCACGTGGTGCTACCGCATCCGGCCCTCGGTCAAACACTCGTCGCGGTATGAGCGGATCGATCTGCCCTATTGGAAATCCGCCCCGCATCAGCCGCAGGATGTGACCAGCCTTGGCCAATACCGCTGGGATCCGGTGCCGCATTCCGACGCGCCGCTGACGTGGCTTACCGGCATGCGCACCATGACCACGGCGGGGGATGTGAACACGCAGATCGGCATGGCGAGCCATATCTATCTGGTCACCGAGAGCATGGTGGACAGCTATTTTTATTCCGCCGACAGCGAGCTGCTGATCGTCCCGCAGGAAGGCACGCTGCGCTTTTGCACCGAGTTGGGCGTGATGGACATCGCCCCCCAAGAGATCGCCATCATCCCGCGTGGGCTGGTCTACCGTGTCGAAGTGCTGGAGGGGCCGGCGCGGGGGTTTGTTTGTGAGAACTATGGCCAGAAGTTCCACCTGCCAGCACGCGGCCCGATTGGCGCGAACTGCATGGCGAACCCGCGCGATTTCAAGACCCCCGTGGCGGCGTTTGAAGACCGCGAGGCGCCCTCGACCGTGACGATCAAATGGTGCGGCCAGTTCCATGAGACCAAGATCGGGCATTCGCCGCTCGACGTGGTGGCATGGCATGGCAACTACGCCCCGGTGAAATACGACCTCAACACCTATTGCCCCGTGGGCGCGGTGCTGTTCGACCACCCGGACCCGTCGATCTTTACCGTCCTGACTGCGCCTTCGGGCGTCGAAGGCACCGCCAACATCGACTTCGTGCTGTTCCGCGACCGTTGGATGGTGGCCGAAGATACCTTCCGCCCGCCGTGGTATCATAAAAACATCATGTCTGAGCTGATGGGCAATATCCACGGTCAGTATGACGCCAAGCCCAAGGGGTTCATCCCCGGCGGGATGTCCCTGCACAACATGATGCTGCCGCATGGGCCGGACCGGAATGCGTTCGAAGGGGCGTCAAACGCCGAGCTTGCGCCGCATAAGCTCGACAACACAATGTCCTTCATGTTCGAGACCCGCTTCCCGCAGCATCTGACCGAATTCGCCGCCAAAGAAGCACCCCTGCAGGACGATTACATCGACTGCTGGGAGAGCCTTGAGAAGAAATTCGACGGCACACCTGGCAAGAAGTAAGCCCGCCTGCCCCCTGAAAGGACCGACATGACCCTGATGACCTCTTGGGTGGAAAGCGCCAACAGCGCCGATACCGATTTCCCCCTCAACAATCTGCCCTACGGTGTTTTCACGACCAATCGGCTGGAAGCGCGCTGTGGCGTGGCGATTGGCGATCAGATCCTCGACATGGCGGCTTTGGAGGAAGAGGGGCTAATCACCCTCGCCGAAGAGCCGGTGTTCGATGTGCCCTATTGGAACGATGTGATGGACCTCGGCCCTGCGGCATGGGCCTCCCTGCGGGCGCGGCTGGTGGAATTGCTCTGCGCCGATGCCCCGGATCAGGCCGCCGTCGCGCCGCATCTGGTGCCGATGGACGAAGCGCGGCTGCACATGCCGATGATGGTCTCGGAATACACGGATTTCTACGCGGGCAAGCATCACGCGACCAATGTCGGCACGATGTTTCGCGGGGCCGAAAACGCCCTGCCGCCGAACTGGCTGCACATCCCCATCGGCTACAATGGCCGCGCTTCTACCGTCGTCGTTTCGGGGACCGAGATCACCCGCCCCAATGGCCAGCTAAAAGCCCCAGACGCCGATGCGCCGCATTTTGGCCCCTGCCAGCGGCTGGATATCGAGCTTGAGATGGGCGCGATCGTCGGCACTTCGACCGAGATGGGCCAGCCCGTCAGCATCGACGAGGCGGATGAGATGATCTTTGGCTATGTGCTGCTCAACGACTGGTCAGCGCGGGATATTCAGGCGTGGGAATACCAACCCCTCGGCCCGTTTCAGGCCAAGGCATTTGCCACGTCGATCTCTCCTTGGATCGTGACCCGCGACGCGCTTGAGCCGTTCCGCACCTCGACACCTGAGCGCGAAAAGGACCTCTTGCCCTACCTGCGCGAAACCAAACCCGGCCTCTATGACATTGACCTGTCGGTGCTGCTCCAGCCCGAGGGGGGCGGAGCCGAAGAAATCGCCCGCACAAACTACAGCGAGATGTATTACTCCGCCGCGCAGCAGTTGACCCATCACGCCTCTTCGGGCTGCGCGATGAATGCGGGCGATCTGCTGGGCTCAGGCACCATCTCCGGCCCTGAAAAATCACAACGTGGTTCGCTGCTGGAACTGTCATGGGGCGGCAAAGAGCCGATCACCCTCGCAGACGGCAGCAGCCGCAGCTTTGTCGAAGACGGCGACACGCTGACCCTCACCGGGCATGCGCAGGGCGACGGCTTTCGCGTGGGTTTCGGCAGTTGCACCGGCAAAATCCGCCCGGCAATCGACTTTTCCTGAACAGGCCGCGCAACCGCGCAGACGAACCAAGACAGAAGGACATCACATGGCCAAGCAA
It encodes:
- a CDS encoding DMT family transporter, which translates into the protein MTDQTKGLLLTFFGVMCIVPEALFVRVIDAPMLTLAFWKVTLVGLAIGTGLLLAQGTAPFRALRRAGWASAIYVGGVACAGVGFVLAVRLTSVANVVFILASLPVFAAIYSKVFLGEPISRRMFFTIAAVLAGLAVIAIGSGETENASRAGDLLALSISAIFAGALTAARHARAVSMVPAVALAYLLAGAVLLPVAQPLQMPAAELPQMLLYAVFMAASAGLIALGPRYISSAEVGLLVLLESVLAPLLVWAVLGEDPGVYALIGGGIVVGALFLSNLIALSRRRRVVPPLPHH
- a CDS encoding MarR family winged helix-turn-helix transcriptional regulator, whose product is METDKFDLQQFLPYLLNQAAEASSLEFQQIYKDRYGMLRTEWRVLFHLGLYGRLTASDIGQRARMHKTKISRAVHRLNERRFVDRTRNEDDRRVEYLSLTRQGQAAYDDLRAVARRYDAALMDALDPAEADVLRRALLKLSGAGPGGFT
- the hmgA gene encoding homogentisate 1,2-dioxygenase — translated: MTSQSKPSTMTTAATTSGTHPGYMPGFGNDFETEALPGALPQGMNSPQKCNYGLYGEQLSGTAFTAPSHQNERTWCYRIRPSVKHSSRYERIDLPYWKSAPHQPQDVTSLGQYRWDPVPHSDAPLTWLTGMRTMTTAGDVNTQIGMASHIYLVTESMVDSYFYSADSELLIVPQEGTLRFCTELGVMDIAPQEIAIIPRGLVYRVEVLEGPARGFVCENYGQKFHLPARGPIGANCMANPRDFKTPVAAFEDREAPSTVTIKWCGQFHETKIGHSPLDVVAWHGNYAPVKYDLNTYCPVGAVLFDHPDPSIFTVLTAPSGVEGTANIDFVLFRDRWMVAEDTFRPPWYHKNIMSELMGNIHGQYDAKPKGFIPGGMSLHNMMLPHGPDRNAFEGASNAELAPHKLDNTMSFMFETRFPQHLTEFAAKEAPLQDDYIDCWESLEKKFDGTPGKK
- the fahA gene encoding fumarylacetoacetase, which gives rise to MTLMTSWVESANSADTDFPLNNLPYGVFTTNRLEARCGVAIGDQILDMAALEEEGLITLAEEPVFDVPYWNDVMDLGPAAWASLRARLVELLCADAPDQAAVAPHLVPMDEARLHMPMMVSEYTDFYAGKHHATNVGTMFRGAENALPPNWLHIPIGYNGRASTVVVSGTEITRPNGQLKAPDADAPHFGPCQRLDIELEMGAIVGTSTEMGQPVSIDEADEMIFGYVLLNDWSARDIQAWEYQPLGPFQAKAFATSISPWIVTRDALEPFRTSTPEREKDLLPYLRETKPGLYDIDLSVLLQPEGGGAEEIARTNYSEMYYSAAQQLTHHASSGCAMNAGDLLGSGTISGPEKSQRGSLLELSWGGKEPITLADGSSRSFVEDGDTLTLTGHAQGDGFRVGFGSCTGKIRPAIDFS